GGCCATAtgatttggccgtgtgaaacctgcacttaaatttaaaatagccacacggcctagcacacgggcgtgtgacttggccgtgtgacttcaatttgttcataggatgtaagttagagagttacacgagattAGGACATGAACatgtgtaatcacactgcctgcccacatgggcgtgtccctagcccacatgggcgtgtccctaagccacacgggcgtgtgagccatgcatgtgtgaaaaaataATTTAGTAGTTTCTTGAAAATTTCTCTAAGACTCTGAATAAGtcctgactcgattctaatgttcatattgggccttgagggtccattTAGGGGACGTTTGAATGTTTTCATTTATGAATGGTAAATTTGACTCGAATTGAGTATACATGCTTAGTTATCCtcagtaatactctgtaactctattccggcaacggatacgggttaagtgTGTTACAATCTAAGTTTTTAGTTCTTTCCGAGTCAATTATGCTTTGCTTCTCTGAGCTTCATCTTACTTTCTAGAAAATTCACTTCTTAGAGAATTGCTCGCGAAAATGAGCAAGGCTGTGGATTTTAATAAAGTTGGAGATAGTGACCATTTAATTCTAAGTGCTTATTAGGACTGTCGCCACCGCCCCCAACATTTTACCATTAAATTCGATGAATGTTTGCAGCGAAGCAAAGAAATTGAAGTTGATATAATTTTGCAATTTAAGGCTAGATGAAAAtacaatattttataatttaatttaatttaaatttatgtcAATTTTTAAATTACTTCAAGAGTGAGGATTAATGCAGAAAGAACCGAACAAAATCGAAAGGAAGACATTGCAATTATAAATAATAAGACTCAACCCTAAACCCTCAAAGTTCAACAACTTAACCTTTGTTAACCGTATCAACAACTTATTGActaaataaactaatatttaaataaaattttacatattttcttTTGTTAATTCATCATTATGCAAAATTTGAACCAACATTGAGTTAACATACAAATAATCTATTtatagataaataattttttatataatattttaaaacagaAGGCAAAACAATGATGTTTCTATAACATAAAAGGTGACTTTTTTTCAAAACTAAAGTATcataattaacaacaataattaatTCCCTCATCACTCCATCACTAGTAgtaattagtcccgaattgttgAATTCTCTCTAATGAAATAAACTATCACGCCAATGGAAATTTACCTGTATCATAGTCAGAGAAATTATTATATGCCCTTCACCCACGGTTTGCCCATCAACAAACCTCACCAGTCCAACTCGTTGGCACTCTTTAATCCCCGGCACTTTCGGCAAAGCTACCTTTGCTCTCCCCACCACGATGTAGCCTCTTGACGGCCCTGGATTCCCGCCGATCCGCATAACTTCCAGACTCAAAAACTTAGGTTCGGATGTAACAACATTGATCAATGGGATATTAAATAGTTGTTCCCATATAAATTTAGGATACCCTCTACTTGCACCAGTCTCGTACTGATCTGAAGGGTTAACCCAAAACACCACTCGATAATTCCTCCAATGAACTTCCGAGTACACGCTCGATGGTTCAATCTCTTCCGCATAATGGATGTGTATTTGTAGAATATAATTTGTTTTAACGAAATTTGGGTCTTGTATTCGCCTTATTTTTTGGATTGAATCTAACTGAGCCATTTTGTTTTTGTGCTCGATTTCCTTTTTCTCCTTCTCCAcctataaaaaaatgaaaaaaaaaattcaaaagaataTTGGTTTCTTGTGCATTAAGTAAGAGAGAGAAAATCTGTCAGACTATAAAATTTACCTTCTTGTTTAGGTTCAATGTAAACATGGTTGAACTTTGAAGAAGAAATAAGAAAGATGAAAGCTTTAATTTTGTGTGTTAATGGAGATTGGGCGGCGAGTTTTAATTATAAATGTGATATAAAACAGTTTTAGTGAAAAAGGAACTCTTTCTATATATGGAATAGATTAAGATTAGATTAGATTACATTAGATTAGATTAGatttaatgaaataaatagaGTAATAATTTGACCATATagagaaatttttattttattttaagggtGAGATTGAGTTTTTCTCCCTATACTGAAAAAAATGCGTTTTTCCTTGTACATTTGAGTGGTGGGGCAAAATACATTCCAGCTTCTAACATAAGAACCTCTATAATATTATTACAGAAAAATATTCCATTAAAATCACAATGATTTCTTTGTTTATACAAGTGAGTTAATTATTATGTAAAGCAATTAAATTTGTGATTAAATCAAACTAATATTATCAAGAAAATGTTGCAAccatatattattaattattatatgaaAGTTGACAAATTAGCGTATATTTTTTCACTgtgtaaattttgtaaaaaaaaatgatCATGTTTTAATCAAAATTATTTGCCTACTAGATTATAGATTTTAT
Above is a genomic segment from Gossypium arboreum isolate Shixiya-1 chromosome 8, ASM2569848v2, whole genome shotgun sequence containing:
- the LOC128296421 gene encoding uncharacterized protein LOC128296421, translated to MFTLNLNKKVEKEKKEIEHKNKMAQLDSIQKIRRIQDPNFVKTNYILQIHIHYAEEIEPSSVYSEVHWRNYRVVFWVNPSDQYETGASRGYPKFIWEQLFNIPLINVVTSEPKFLSLEVMRIGGNPGPSRGYIVVGRAKVALPKVPGIKECQRVGLVRFVDGQTVGEGHIIISLTMIQVNFHWRDSLFH